The following are encoded in a window of Dryobates pubescens isolate bDryPub1 chromosome 25, bDryPub1.pri, whole genome shotgun sequence genomic DNA:
- the LOC104308408 gene encoding zinc finger CCHC domain-containing protein 8 isoform X1, with amino-acid sequence MNNVISKQYHQEIEDFVFNLVQKYQEQKRSEHEKTHFNVKPQPSSVLLEEDYKTASSNSAKKIKEAFSVVGSVLYFTNFCLDKLGQPILNENPQLTEGWEIPKYQQVFSQILSLDGQEIQVKPKSRPKPHCFNCGSEDHQMKDCPQPRNAARISEKRKEFMEACGEASNQNFQQRYHAEEVEERFGKFKPGVISGELQDALGVTDKSLPPFIYRMRQLGYPPGWLKEAEMEHSGLALYDGKDDDGMEDEGSCQPKRTTYDLSKLINYPGFNTSTPSGIPDEWQMFGSIPMQPSQQKDVFAHYLSNFHAPSPKSSTKRAASQSRSLHSKRLKDDNLEVPAADMDLDSDLEASQRSQTPNSFQFQPPLPPGHPSTPPPLPRGTPPQNLTQSQPSVATRTPHPRTTPPQNASGDISQAKIVDSVMDEDTLTLEELEEQQRLIWAALEQAESTNSDSDIPVDTPLTGNSVTSSPSRNEVDIVAEVRSSDKVITVETRLSDICEQVPENEPSIASPSPGDGSLNVKENPDNADSEGLLDNTVPAPSCEINNEQNTSDSKVVTSIESSTKNTSLPDMSKFAAGITPFEFENMAESTGVYLRIRSVLKNSPRNQQKKKTSS; translated from the exons ATGAACAATGTAATTTCTAA GCAGTATCATCAAGAAATTGaagattttgtttttaatttagtCCAGAAATATcaagagcagaagagaagtGAACATGAAAAAACACACTTCAATGTTAAGCCACAG CCTTCCAGTGTTCTTTTGGAAGAGGACTATAAAACAGCAAGCTCGAATTctgctaaaaaaataaaagaagcttTTAGT GTTGTAGGAAGTGTTCTGTATTTTACCAATTTTTGTCTCGATAAACTGGGACAGCCTATATTAAATGAGAATCCACAGCTGACAGAAGGATGGGAAATACCTAA ATATCAGCAAGTTTTCAGCCAGATTCTCTCCCTAGATGGACAAGAAATACAAGTAAAACCAAAAAG cagGCCGAAACCCCATTGTTTCAATTGTGGTTCTGAAGACCATCAAATGAAAGACTGTCCACAG CCACGAAATGCAGCTCGTATAAGTGAGAAGCGAAAGGAGTTTATGGAAGCTTGTGGTGAAGCAAGCAATCAAAATTTTCAGCAGCGTTACCATGCAGAAGAAGTAGAAGAGAGGTTTGGAAAGTTTAAACCAGGAGTAATTAG TGGGGAGCTTCAAGATGCACTTGGTGTCACAGATAAGAGTCTTCCCCCATTTATATATCGCATGCGTCAGCTGGGTTACCCTCCAGGCTGGCTCAAGGAGGCTGAAATGGAGCACTCAGGACTTGCGCTTTATGATGGAAAAG ATGATGATGGAATGGAAGATGAAGGATCTTGCCAACCAAAACGCACCACTTATGATCTCTCGAAATTGATAAACTATCCAGGCTTTAATACATCCACTCCAAGTGGAATCCCAGAT GAATGGCAGATGTTTGGTTCCATCCCTATGCAGCCATCTCAACAGAAGGATGTTTTTGCTCACTACCTTTCTAATTTTCATGCG CCAAGTCCAAAATCTAGCACTAAAAGGGCTGCATCTCAGTCAAGGTCTCTTCATTCAAAACGACTTAAAGATGACAATTTGGAAGTACCAGCAGCTGACATGGACCTAGACTCTG ATCTGGAAGCATCACAAAGATCTCAAACTCCCAACAGTTTTCAGTTCCAACCTCCACTGCCACCTGGACATCCATCAACTCCTCCTCCTTTACCACGAGGAACACCTCCACAAAATCTTACACAGTCTCAACCTTCAGTGGCCACCCGTACCCCTCATCCTAGGACTACTCCACCACAGAATGCTTCTGGTGATATTTCTCAGGCAAAAATTGTGGACTCAGTCATGGATGAGGATACCCTGACCTTGGAAGAGCTGGAGGAACAGCAGCGATTAATCTGGGCAGCACTAGAGCAGGCAGAAAGCACAAACAGTGATTCTGATATTCCTGTTGATACACCTTTAACTGGAAATTCTGTGACATCATCGCCATCTAGGAATGAAGTAGATATTGTTGCAGAAGTAAGATCATCTGATAAGGTGATTACAGTGGAAACTAGGTTATCTGACATCTGTGAGCAGGTACCAGAAAATGAACCTTCTATAGCTAGTCCTAGTCCAGGAGATGGTTCACTTAATGTAAAGGAAAATCCTGATAATGCAGATTCTGAAGGTTTACTGGATAACACCgtacctgctcccagctgtgagATTAACAATGAACAAAATACCAGTGATAGTAAAGTGGTCACAAGCATTGAATCGTCAACAAAAAACACCAGTCTTCCTGACATGAGCAAGTTTGCTGCAGGCATAACACCATTTGAGTTTGAAAATATGGCAGAATCAACAGGTGTTTATCTACGAATAAGAAGCGTGTTAAAGAATTCCCCAAGAaaccagcaaaagaaaaagacttCCTCTTAA
- the LOC104308408 gene encoding zinc finger CCHC domain-containing protein 8 isoform X2 produces the protein MNNVISKQYHQEIEDFVFNLVQKYQEQKRSEHEKTHFNVKPQPSSVLLEEDYKTASSNSAKKIKEAFSVVGSVLYFTNFCLDKLGQPILNENPQLTEGWEIPKYQQVFSQILSLDGQEIQVKPKRPKPHCFNCGSEDHQMKDCPQPRNAARISEKRKEFMEACGEASNQNFQQRYHAEEVEERFGKFKPGVISGELQDALGVTDKSLPPFIYRMRQLGYPPGWLKEAEMEHSGLALYDGKDDDGMEDEGSCQPKRTTYDLSKLINYPGFNTSTPSGIPDEWQMFGSIPMQPSQQKDVFAHYLSNFHAPSPKSSTKRAASQSRSLHSKRLKDDNLEVPAADMDLDSDLEASQRSQTPNSFQFQPPLPPGHPSTPPPLPRGTPPQNLTQSQPSVATRTPHPRTTPPQNASGDISQAKIVDSVMDEDTLTLEELEEQQRLIWAALEQAESTNSDSDIPVDTPLTGNSVTSSPSRNEVDIVAEVRSSDKVITVETRLSDICEQVPENEPSIASPSPGDGSLNVKENPDNADSEGLLDNTVPAPSCEINNEQNTSDSKVVTSIESSTKNTSLPDMSKFAAGITPFEFENMAESTGVYLRIRSVLKNSPRNQQKKKTSS, from the exons ATGAACAATGTAATTTCTAA GCAGTATCATCAAGAAATTGaagattttgtttttaatttagtCCAGAAATATcaagagcagaagagaagtGAACATGAAAAAACACACTTCAATGTTAAGCCACAG CCTTCCAGTGTTCTTTTGGAAGAGGACTATAAAACAGCAAGCTCGAATTctgctaaaaaaataaaagaagcttTTAGT GTTGTAGGAAGTGTTCTGTATTTTACCAATTTTTGTCTCGATAAACTGGGACAGCCTATATTAAATGAGAATCCACAGCTGACAGAAGGATGGGAAATACCTAA ATATCAGCAAGTTTTCAGCCAGATTCTCTCCCTAGATGGACAAGAAATACAAGTAAAACCAAAAAG GCCGAAACCCCATTGTTTCAATTGTGGTTCTGAAGACCATCAAATGAAAGACTGTCCACAG CCACGAAATGCAGCTCGTATAAGTGAGAAGCGAAAGGAGTTTATGGAAGCTTGTGGTGAAGCAAGCAATCAAAATTTTCAGCAGCGTTACCATGCAGAAGAAGTAGAAGAGAGGTTTGGAAAGTTTAAACCAGGAGTAATTAG TGGGGAGCTTCAAGATGCACTTGGTGTCACAGATAAGAGTCTTCCCCCATTTATATATCGCATGCGTCAGCTGGGTTACCCTCCAGGCTGGCTCAAGGAGGCTGAAATGGAGCACTCAGGACTTGCGCTTTATGATGGAAAAG ATGATGATGGAATGGAAGATGAAGGATCTTGCCAACCAAAACGCACCACTTATGATCTCTCGAAATTGATAAACTATCCAGGCTTTAATACATCCACTCCAAGTGGAATCCCAGAT GAATGGCAGATGTTTGGTTCCATCCCTATGCAGCCATCTCAACAGAAGGATGTTTTTGCTCACTACCTTTCTAATTTTCATGCG CCAAGTCCAAAATCTAGCACTAAAAGGGCTGCATCTCAGTCAAGGTCTCTTCATTCAAAACGACTTAAAGATGACAATTTGGAAGTACCAGCAGCTGACATGGACCTAGACTCTG ATCTGGAAGCATCACAAAGATCTCAAACTCCCAACAGTTTTCAGTTCCAACCTCCACTGCCACCTGGACATCCATCAACTCCTCCTCCTTTACCACGAGGAACACCTCCACAAAATCTTACACAGTCTCAACCTTCAGTGGCCACCCGTACCCCTCATCCTAGGACTACTCCACCACAGAATGCTTCTGGTGATATTTCTCAGGCAAAAATTGTGGACTCAGTCATGGATGAGGATACCCTGACCTTGGAAGAGCTGGAGGAACAGCAGCGATTAATCTGGGCAGCACTAGAGCAGGCAGAAAGCACAAACAGTGATTCTGATATTCCTGTTGATACACCTTTAACTGGAAATTCTGTGACATCATCGCCATCTAGGAATGAAGTAGATATTGTTGCAGAAGTAAGATCATCTGATAAGGTGATTACAGTGGAAACTAGGTTATCTGACATCTGTGAGCAGGTACCAGAAAATGAACCTTCTATAGCTAGTCCTAGTCCAGGAGATGGTTCACTTAATGTAAAGGAAAATCCTGATAATGCAGATTCTGAAGGTTTACTGGATAACACCgtacctgctcccagctgtgagATTAACAATGAACAAAATACCAGTGATAGTAAAGTGGTCACAAGCATTGAATCGTCAACAAAAAACACCAGTCTTCCTGACATGAGCAAGTTTGCTGCAGGCATAACACCATTTGAGTTTGAAAATATGGCAGAATCAACAGGTGTTTATCTACGAATAAGAAGCGTGTTAAAGAATTCCCCAAGAaaccagcaaaagaaaaagacttCCTCTTAA
- the LOC104308408 gene encoding zinc finger CCHC domain-containing protein 8 isoform X3: MNNVISKQYHQEIEDFVFNLVQKYQEQKRSEHEKTHFNVKPQPSSVLLEEDYKTASSNSAKKIKEAFSVVGSVLYFTNFCLDKLGQPILNENPQLTEGWEIPKYQQVFSQILSLDGQEIQVKPKSRPKPHCFNCGSEDHQMKDCPQPRNAARISEKRKEFMEACGEASNQNFQQRYHAEEVEERFGKFKPGVISGELQDALGVTDKSLPPFIYRMRQLGYPPGWLKEAEMEHSGLALYDGKDDDGMEDEGSCQPKRTTYDLSKLINYPGFNTSTPSGIPDEWQMFGSIPMQPSQQKDVFAHYLSNFHAPSPKSSTKRAASQSRSLHSKRLKDDNLEVPAADMDLDSDLEASQRSQTPNSFQFQPPLPPGHPSTPPPLPRGTPPQNLTQSQPSVATRTPHPRTTPPQNASGDISQAKIVDSVMDEDTLTLEELEEQQRLIWAALEQAESTNSDSDIPVDTPLTGNSVTSSPSRNEVDIVAEVRSSDKEGKTKVSLDMNCLSSERLKKLFAAYASLSVCIWRTKVKVNVHSVCWSERGGLVWGFFLHILEDKCYYFMY, encoded by the exons ATGAACAATGTAATTTCTAA GCAGTATCATCAAGAAATTGaagattttgtttttaatttagtCCAGAAATATcaagagcagaagagaagtGAACATGAAAAAACACACTTCAATGTTAAGCCACAG CCTTCCAGTGTTCTTTTGGAAGAGGACTATAAAACAGCAAGCTCGAATTctgctaaaaaaataaaagaagcttTTAGT GTTGTAGGAAGTGTTCTGTATTTTACCAATTTTTGTCTCGATAAACTGGGACAGCCTATATTAAATGAGAATCCACAGCTGACAGAAGGATGGGAAATACCTAA ATATCAGCAAGTTTTCAGCCAGATTCTCTCCCTAGATGGACAAGAAATACAAGTAAAACCAAAAAG cagGCCGAAACCCCATTGTTTCAATTGTGGTTCTGAAGACCATCAAATGAAAGACTGTCCACAG CCACGAAATGCAGCTCGTATAAGTGAGAAGCGAAAGGAGTTTATGGAAGCTTGTGGTGAAGCAAGCAATCAAAATTTTCAGCAGCGTTACCATGCAGAAGAAGTAGAAGAGAGGTTTGGAAAGTTTAAACCAGGAGTAATTAG TGGGGAGCTTCAAGATGCACTTGGTGTCACAGATAAGAGTCTTCCCCCATTTATATATCGCATGCGTCAGCTGGGTTACCCTCCAGGCTGGCTCAAGGAGGCTGAAATGGAGCACTCAGGACTTGCGCTTTATGATGGAAAAG ATGATGATGGAATGGAAGATGAAGGATCTTGCCAACCAAAACGCACCACTTATGATCTCTCGAAATTGATAAACTATCCAGGCTTTAATACATCCACTCCAAGTGGAATCCCAGAT GAATGGCAGATGTTTGGTTCCATCCCTATGCAGCCATCTCAACAGAAGGATGTTTTTGCTCACTACCTTTCTAATTTTCATGCG CCAAGTCCAAAATCTAGCACTAAAAGGGCTGCATCTCAGTCAAGGTCTCTTCATTCAAAACGACTTAAAGATGACAATTTGGAAGTACCAGCAGCTGACATGGACCTAGACTCTG ATCTGGAAGCATCACAAAGATCTCAAACTCCCAACAGTTTTCAGTTCCAACCTCCACTGCCACCTGGACATCCATCAACTCCTCCTCCTTTACCACGAGGAACACCTCCACAAAATCTTACACAGTCTCAACCTTCAGTGGCCACCCGTACCCCTCATCCTAGGACTACTCCACCACAGAATGCTTCTGGTGATATTTCTCAGGCAAAAATTGTGGACTCAGTCATGGATGAGGATACCCTGACCTTGGAAGAGCTGGAGGAACAGCAGCGATTAATCTGGGCAGCACTAGAGCAGGCAGAAAGCACAAACAGTGATTCTGATATTCCTGTTGATACACCTTTAACTGGAAATTCTGTGACATCATCGCCATCTAGGAATGAAGTAGATATTGTTGCAGAAGTAAGATCATCTGATAAG GAAGGGAAAACCAAAGTGTCTTTAGATATGAACTGCTTGTCTTCTGAGAGGCTGAAAAAACTTTTTGCAGCATATGCCAGTTTATCTGTTTGCATTTGGAGAACAAAGGTCAAGGTAAATGTTCATTCTGTGTGCTGGAGTGAAagaggtggtttggtttggggttttttccttcatatTTTAGAAGACAAATGTTATTACTTTATGTACTAG
- the LOC104308408 gene encoding zinc finger CCHC domain-containing protein 8 isoform X4, with protein MKDCPQPRNAARISEKRKEFMEACGEASNQNFQQRYHAEEVEERFGKFKPGVISGELQDALGVTDKSLPPFIYRMRQLGYPPGWLKEAEMEHSGLALYDGKDDDGMEDEGSCQPKRTTYDLSKLINYPGFNTSTPSGIPDEWQMFGSIPMQPSQQKDVFAHYLSNFHAPSPKSSTKRAASQSRSLHSKRLKDDNLEVPAADMDLDSDLEASQRSQTPNSFQFQPPLPPGHPSTPPPLPRGTPPQNLTQSQPSVATRTPHPRTTPPQNASGDISQAKIVDSVMDEDTLTLEELEEQQRLIWAALEQAESTNSDSDIPVDTPLTGNSVTSSPSRNEVDIVAEVRSSDKVITVETRLSDICEQVPENEPSIASPSPGDGSLNVKENPDNADSEGLLDNTVPAPSCEINNEQNTSDSKVVTSIESSTKNTSLPDMSKFAAGITPFEFENMAESTGVYLRIRSVLKNSPRNQQKKKTSS; from the exons ATGAAAGACTGTCCACAG CCACGAAATGCAGCTCGTATAAGTGAGAAGCGAAAGGAGTTTATGGAAGCTTGTGGTGAAGCAAGCAATCAAAATTTTCAGCAGCGTTACCATGCAGAAGAAGTAGAAGAGAGGTTTGGAAAGTTTAAACCAGGAGTAATTAG TGGGGAGCTTCAAGATGCACTTGGTGTCACAGATAAGAGTCTTCCCCCATTTATATATCGCATGCGTCAGCTGGGTTACCCTCCAGGCTGGCTCAAGGAGGCTGAAATGGAGCACTCAGGACTTGCGCTTTATGATGGAAAAG ATGATGATGGAATGGAAGATGAAGGATCTTGCCAACCAAAACGCACCACTTATGATCTCTCGAAATTGATAAACTATCCAGGCTTTAATACATCCACTCCAAGTGGAATCCCAGAT GAATGGCAGATGTTTGGTTCCATCCCTATGCAGCCATCTCAACAGAAGGATGTTTTTGCTCACTACCTTTCTAATTTTCATGCG CCAAGTCCAAAATCTAGCACTAAAAGGGCTGCATCTCAGTCAAGGTCTCTTCATTCAAAACGACTTAAAGATGACAATTTGGAAGTACCAGCAGCTGACATGGACCTAGACTCTG ATCTGGAAGCATCACAAAGATCTCAAACTCCCAACAGTTTTCAGTTCCAACCTCCACTGCCACCTGGACATCCATCAACTCCTCCTCCTTTACCACGAGGAACACCTCCACAAAATCTTACACAGTCTCAACCTTCAGTGGCCACCCGTACCCCTCATCCTAGGACTACTCCACCACAGAATGCTTCTGGTGATATTTCTCAGGCAAAAATTGTGGACTCAGTCATGGATGAGGATACCCTGACCTTGGAAGAGCTGGAGGAACAGCAGCGATTAATCTGGGCAGCACTAGAGCAGGCAGAAAGCACAAACAGTGATTCTGATATTCCTGTTGATACACCTTTAACTGGAAATTCTGTGACATCATCGCCATCTAGGAATGAAGTAGATATTGTTGCAGAAGTAAGATCATCTGATAAGGTGATTACAGTGGAAACTAGGTTATCTGACATCTGTGAGCAGGTACCAGAAAATGAACCTTCTATAGCTAGTCCTAGTCCAGGAGATGGTTCACTTAATGTAAAGGAAAATCCTGATAATGCAGATTCTGAAGGTTTACTGGATAACACCgtacctgctcccagctgtgagATTAACAATGAACAAAATACCAGTGATAGTAAAGTGGTCACAAGCATTGAATCGTCAACAAAAAACACCAGTCTTCCTGACATGAGCAAGTTTGCTGCAGGCATAACACCATTTGAGTTTGAAAATATGGCAGAATCAACAGGTGTTTATCTACGAATAAGAAGCGTGTTAAAGAATTCCCCAAGAaaccagcaaaagaaaaagacttCCTCTTAA